Genomic window (Verrucomicrobiia bacterium):
CGGCGTAAACGTGAGTTGCGCCGCCGGAGCGGCGCCGAGCCACCGGTTGTGGGACGCACGCCCCAAACAACGCAGAGACGAAAAGCCGATACCATACAGACCTATCTACTCCGCCCGACCCCGCCCGTCCAGCGCCAAACCTGCCGCGCTGGGGCGGCGGGCCGGTGGCCTGAACAGGTGACTGCAGCAAAGGGAAAAGACAACAAGGAGGCGGAAGTCTGCGGGAAATTTACCAGGCTCGTTCAACCCCTAATAGCTTTGGCGCTCCGCCCCACTCTCCCCCCTCCGGCGAAAGCTATCTTGTTTCGTTAGGCCTTTGCGATGAGATGAAGTCCGACATAAATGCCAGTGAGCAAAAGTCCGAGGATCGGCCAGAGGACTCGCTCTCGCCGAAGGAACGCAGCCACAATCAACGCTGCTCCGAAAAACGGCACCCAATACCGAAGATGAACATCAAGTGAGCCGCCACGCTCAGGGCCAAGCGCGGACGGCAAAATGATGGCGAAAAACATCACCAACACACAAACCCCACTCAATATCGGCCCTCGTTTCATCATTGGTGCGCCCCACAGCCTAGATAGTATGGCTTTTGGTGAAAGTGAAAGCGGTGTCTGCGCTCCGGCATAACCGCGGGTTGCGACCTGTGGAGCAGGTCGCCGAGCCACCGGTTGTGGGGCGCGCGTCCCGGACAACCTTGGAACGAAGCGCGAACACCATGCACGTATCTACTCCGCCCGACACCGTCCGTCCAGCGCCAACCCCGTCGATTGGCGCCTGGCCCGGCTACCCAAGTGGGTGATTGTCTTCCACTGCGAATTCACCAAGGATGGCGGCATGCAGCACCGTCGTTTTTTTCCCATGGCATTGGTTGCGTTCGCGCTGGCCGGATTCGGGGCGCACGCTCGTGAGGTCACCTCGCTGGATGCGGGCTGGCGGTTTGAGTTTGGCGACGTGGCGGGCGCGGCGCAGCCGTCGTTTGCGGATGGCGCCTGGCAGACGTTGTCGCTGCCGCACTGCTGGGGCTGGCAGGAGGCCGAACGGGGCGAGAAGCCGCGCCGCACCACGGGCTGGTATCGCCGTGACCTCGGACTGGTTCATCCCCGGCCCGGGCATCGTTACTTCGTGCGGTTCGAGGCGGCGGCGACACAGGCCGAGGTGTTCCTGAACGGAAAATCCGTCGGCCAGCACCGCGGCGGCTTCGGCGCCTTTTGTTTTGAAATCACCCACGCCCTCGCGCCGCAGGGAACGAACGTGCTCGCCGTGCGCGTGAGCAACGTCGAGGCGCCAGACATCGCGCCGCTGAGCGGTGATTTTCCGGTTTATGGCGGCCTTTACCGGCACGGACAACTGCTCGAAACCGCGGACGTTTGCTTCACGCCGACCGACCACGCGTCACCGGGCGTCACGTGGCGGCAAACGAGCGTTTCAGCCACGCAGGCGGTGCTGGACATCACGGCTGAGATTTCCAACGGCACGCGACAGAAGGCGTCACTGATGCTGGCGGCGCGCGTGCTGGACGCGGCCGGAAACACGGTGGCCAGCGTCGAACAACCGGTGGCGGCGGCGCCACGGGTCACCGAACCGCACTGGCTCCGCCTCACCATCCCGCACGCGCACTTGTGGAACGGCCGGAAGGATCCGTATCTGCACCGGGCCATCGTTGAATTGCGCGACCCGGATGGCAACGTGCAGGACGCCGTCGAGCAACCGCTGGGGTTGCGTTCGTTTCACGTGGACCCGGACAAGGGATTTTTCCTCAACGGCGAACCCTATCATTTGCACGGCGTGAACCGGCACCAGGACCGCCCGGGCAAGGGCTGGGCGATTTCCAACGCCGACATGGACGAGGACATCGCACTGTTGAAGGAACTGGGCGCCACGGTCATCCGCTGCGCGCATTACCAGCACAGCGACTATTTTTACAGCCGGTGTGACGAGGCCGGCATTCTGGTCTGGGCGGAAATTCCGCAGGTGGATCGCATCACGGACTCGCCCGCGTTTGCGGAGACGTCGCGGAACCAGCTGCTCGATCTCATCCGGCAGAACGAAAACCACCCGGCGATTTTCTGCTGGAGCCTGTTCAACGAACTGCGCCCGGGCAATCCCGACCCGCACCGGCTGCTCCAGGACCTCAAGGAACTGGCAAACGCCGAGGATCCGACGCGGCCGACCATTGCCGCCACCTGCACGTGGGGCTGGCCGCAGATGAACAAGATTCCCGACCTGCTCGGCTGGAACATTTATCCGGGCTGGTATTCGGAGTGGAAGGCCCTGGATGATTACGGGCGCCAGCTGGACAGCTACCGCACGACCAGCCGCGCGGGCGGCGTGTGCATCAGCGAATACGGTGCGGGCGCCAACGTGAACCAGCACGAGCAGCATCCGCAACAGCCGAAAGCCGATGGCCAGTGGCATCCCGAGGAGTGGCAGGCGGTCGTGCACGAAGAGGCCTGGAAGCAGATGAAGGCGCGCCCGTTCATCTGGGGCACCTTTGCGTGGAACTTTGCGGACTTCACCAGCTACTGGCGGCATGAGGGCGGCGTGAAGGGCCGCAACGACAAGGGGCTGCTCACCTACGACCGCCAGATCAAGAAGGACGCGTTCTTTTTCTACCAGGCGAACTGGTCGGACGAATCCACGATCTACATCACGAGCCGGCGTGACGTTACGCGCACCAACGCGATCACCGACGTGAAGGTGTATTCCAACGCGCAAACGGCGGAAGTGTTTCTCAACGGCGTTTCGCAAGGGACGCGCACCAACGACGGAAACGCGGTGTTCCTCTGGAAAAACCTGCAACTGAAGCCCGGCGAAAACACCGTCGAGGCCCAGGCGGAGCGTGCGGGCAAGCCCATCACCGATCGGTGCGTCTGGCAGCTCGCCCAATAATCAGTCGCCCGGCTCACGGCGCATTCGTCCAGATCAAGCGGTAAAACACACTGCCGTCGGCCGGGCTGACCGGGAATTCCATCACGTTGGTGGCGGCGGAATTGGCAACGGAAAACCAATTCGTTCCCAGTCCGGCGGCGAGTGGATTGGTCTGCACCTGCAACTGCCAGCCGGTGTGATCGGCCGGCCAGGAAAGCGTCAGCGCGCTGCCGGCCAGGGCGGCGGTGAGATTGGTGGGGTTGGTCGCCACCGCGGACTCTACGGCGAGCGTGCCGCTGCCCGCGTCCCAACGCCACGCCAGGCCGTCCGCCAACGGTGGCAGATTCGTGGCGTCGAAAGCGCCCGACACGGCGCCGGCGCTGAACAAGGGGAAGACTTCGCCGGCGGTCAACGTGCCGCCGAGGTTGGTGACCGTCAACGTGCCGCCCAATTTCAGCGTGCCCGTCACCCGCAACTGGTCGTTCGTGAACGGCGCGGCGCTGATTTCCATGAGCGTGACGCTGCCGGCGCCCAGGTTCACCGCATTGCTCACCGTCAGCGTGCCGAGCGATGCACCGGGCGAAAGCTGGGCGCCCGCACCGAGATTGACGAGGCCGCTAAGGGTGCCTTTGCCGCCCAACGTGCCACCGACCACTGAAACCGCGCTCGCCGCCAGTGAACCGTTCACCAGCAACGCCCCACCATTCACGGTCGTCGTGCCGCGATACGAGCTGGCGCCGGAAAAAATCTGCGTGCCTGCGCCATTCTTGATCACGCTGAGCGCGCCTAACGTCGCATCGTCCGCCAGGCCGCCACTGAAGGTTGCCGTGCCCGCCCCGACGTTGAGGGTCAACTGGGCGGGAATTGCCGTGCTGTTGGTGATCAAACCGCCGCCGGAGCCGTCGGCAAGCGCAGCAAGCGTTTGGGCATTGCCGCCGAGGTCAAACGCTGCGCCGGTGGACACGGCCAGCGTCGTGCCCGCGGGCAGTTGCCCGCCGAATGTTCCCAGCAACGGCGCCGCGCCGTTCGTCAGCGAGCACACTTCCGCGAGGCTCAGGGCCCGATTGTAAATCGCCACTTCGTCCAGTTGCCCGTTCATCTTCGCCACGCCGTCGCCGGCATCCCCCGTGCCGCCAATCCAGAACAGGTTGCCCGTGCTGACGTGCGTCCACGACGTGGTCGTGGCATCGAGATGGCCGTCCACATAAATGTTCTTCGTGCCGTTGGCGCCCGCGATGGCGATGAAATGCCAGTTGCCATCGTTGACGCTGGCATTGCCGGTCAACCAGCCGCCCGCCCAGCGCACCGCGCCCACGCGTGTGCCGGCGGAAGTGTTGCCCTGGTTCAGGTAAAACGCCGTGTTGCCGCTCGCCCACCCCCCGTCGCCCTGATAAGCGTAGCCCGCCCCGGCCTGGCTCGTTTTAATCCACAGGGCGAGCGTCCAATCGGTTCCGGGCGTGCTCGCATCGAGCGAAGTCACCCGGTCGGCAATGCTGACGTAACTGCCATCGCCCGAAAGATTCAACGCATTGCCGCTCGCCCGTGGCGCGAGGCTGATCCCGCTCGCGCCGTTGACCACCACGCCACTCAAGCGGCTGCCGCCCGTGCCGAGGTTGGCGACTATGCTGCCGTTCGTCGTGCTCGTGGTGTCGTCGAAGGAAAACTTCACCAGTGGATCCCGGCTGAGTTTCAGCACGCCGCCATTCACCGTGGTGTTGCCCGCGTAAAGATTGGCCGCGCTCAGCGTCAGGACACCGGCGCCGGATTTGATCAGACTGCCCGGGCCACTCAACACCCCCGCGAAGCCGCAATTCTGGCCGTTGTTGCCAAGGGTCAGCGTGACGGGCGCGCCCGCATTGTTGGTCAGCCCCAGGTTCCGCGAGCCGCTCAGCCCGCCCAATGTCGCCGCGCTCAGGGTGCCGAAGCTGAGCGTCCCGGTGTCGCCAGCGGCCAAATCCACCGTGCTGCTGAGCAGCGCCAGGCTGTGGCCCAGAATCAGGGAGCCGGAACCGATGCGCGTCGAACCAGTGAAGGTGGTCACACCGCCGAGCGTGAAGGTTCCCGTGCCGACTTTCATCAGTCCCCCCGCCCCGCTCAATGAACCGGTGTAAGTCTGGTTCAGATTGTTTGCGCCCACGGACAACCGGACCGGTGCGCCGAAGCCGTTTACCAACGCGAAACCGCGTGAGCCGGTCAAGCCGCCGAACGTTGCATCCGTCAACCCGCCGAAACTCAACGTGCCGGCGTCGGCGGCGTTCAGGTCGAGCACGCCGCCCTGCAACGCCGCCGGGTTGGCCAGGCGCAACGTGCCGCTGCCGATGCGGTTGGTGCCGGTGTGTGTGTTGGCGCCGGACAACGTCAGCGTTCCCGGACCCACCTTGGTCAGGTTGATGACACCACTGCCGTCCGCGACGGTGCCCAACAGGTTGAAATCGCCGGCGCCCTGGAAGGTCAACGTGCGGGCGCCGGACGTGGTGGACGTCACGGTGCCATCAAGCGACAGCAGGCCGGAATCGGACTGGATCAGGAAATAATTGCCGCCAGCGTTGACCGAGAGACCGCCGGAGACGGTGTTCGTGCCCGCCACATTTTCCACTGCCACGGAGGCCGTGGTGCGCCCGCTCAGCGCAACCGACGCCGGCGTGGTGATGCCGCCCTTCGCGCCATCCAACTGCAACGCGGAGCGGCCGCTGTTGTTGTTGCGAAGCTGGATGCTGGTGAGGTCCGCCAGCGCGTTCGGATGCGCGATCCGCACGAGGCCGTCATTCGCGCTCGTGCTGGCGGAATCGAGGTAGGCCGTGCCCGCCACCGAATTCGCCGCCTGCAACACCAGCGCGCCCGCGCCGCTCTTGGCAAAGCCGTTGTCGCCCGCCAGCGGCACCGCGTTCGTGGCGATGCTCTGATTCACGATGATGGCCGGCACGGTGGCGGAGCCGGTGTCGAGCGTCAGCACGCTGTCGTTGGTCGGGACAAGCATCCACGCCTGCGCCCCGCCGGTGTCGCCAAACTTCAGCATGCCGATGCTCCGTGAACTGTCCAGCGTCACGGTCCGGTTCGCGGAAATATTCAGCGTGCTGAAGTCGGCCGTATTGCCCGCGCCGTTTGCAGGGAAATTACCGCTCCACTTGACCGCGTCGCTCCAGTTGCCATCCGCGTCAGTCACCCAGGTGCCGCTGCCCTGCACAACGGGCAGCGCGATCGCCACCACGGCAAAGGCGCTCGCCCCGGCGGCATCGGTGACCCGCACCGTGAAATAATTGGTTCCCTCGTCGGCAAAGGTGGGCGTGCCGCCCAGCGCGCCGTTGGCCGCCACCGTCAACCAGGCTGCGCCATCAACCTTGCTGTAGGTCAGCAGGTCGCCCGCATCGGCATCGGTGGCGGTGCCGGCGATGGTGCTGGCATACGGTTGATCCTGGGTCGCGGCGCCGGGCGTCAGCAGGTTGGTGGCAAACTGGGGCGCATGATTCGTGATCAGCGCGGCGACCTGCGCGGGCGTGAATGCGTAGTCCGCAAACTGCACCTCGTCGAGCCGGCCGCGCAGCAGCGGGTCGGCGCTGAACTGGCTGCGGCCGAGAAAATTGAACTTCGGGGCAAAACTGGCCGGCGTGAGGGTGAATCCGCCCGCCGACGCCGCGAGCACGCCATTCGTGTAAAGCCGGGCGGTGTTGCCGGCGAGCGTCACGCACACATGTTGCCATTGATTGCTGGCCAGCCCGGCGGTTTCCACGATTTGCTCGCCGCCGCCGTTTTTGATGGCCAGGCGCAACGTGCCGCTGCCGGAACTGGGCGTGAGGAACAGATACTGCGAGGTGTCATTGCCCAGGTCGAAAATGCGCTGCCAGTTTGCGCCGCCGTCCCAGTTCACCCACGCGGCGAAGCTGAAATTGGTGGCGCGGCCCAGGTCGGGCGGCAGTTGCACGTAGTTGTTCGTCCCGTCGAAAACCAGCGCCTGCCCGCTGCGCCCGGCGGTGTAAGCGGGAGCCCCCACGGCCAGGGCGTTGTTGCCGTAACCCGAGCTGTCCAGCGCATTGGTTTCGAAGCGGAACTGCGCCACACTGCGCGCGCCGTGGTCGGGCAGCGCCTGCCGATACGAGAGCGCGGACGGCTGGTCGCGATACGTCACCCCGGCGGCCGTCAGCGAACCATCGTCCCATTCCACACGGCGCACATCTTCCACCCAGTTGTAAATCGCGTAGCGCTCCACGAACGGCGCGTTCTCGAGCATGTTGATCATGGCCGCCACGGCGGCCTGCTGCTGCGCGTAGGTCGGGTCCCCGCAACCAGTCCAGTTTGCACCGTTGTTCCATTCGGTGACCCACAGCGGCCGGTGCGTGTGGTTGTAGGTGTCGAGCAGGAAATTATACATCTGCGTCGCCGCGCCGTTGGGGTCCGCCGGGTTGTAGCACCAGTAATAATGCACGGCCACGAAGTCCACGCGCAGCCCGGCGGCGTCCGCCTGTTGCATGAAGGGATACAGCCAGCTGCTGCGTCCGCCATCCGTCACAGCCGGCGATCCCACGCGCAGCCCGGTGGCCAGCAAATCTGGCCAGGACCAGATGGCGTCGCCCACGGCGATGTCCGCCTGGCTCGCGCTGTCAGGTTCATTGTAGCCGAGCACGGTGTTCACGCCGCGCGACTGCCAGTCCTGCGCCAGCCCCGGCCACCAGCGCGTCTGCCGGATGGCCACGTATTCGAGATCACGCGACGAATTCTGGTCGAGGTTCCAATTGTATTTCCACGCCACGTTCAAAGGACCTTCGATGTTTCCCGCGATGCCCTTCTTGGTCACCCAGCGCCAGGGGGTCACGTAAATGAACCGGACCCGGTCCGCAAGGGACGCGGGAAGCACGCCGAGGTTCAGGTCGCCGTCCTGCGCAATGTAACATTGGCTGAAGCCGCTGCCGTTGGGATTCTCCGCGAGCACCGCCATGTAGCCGCGCTTCAACTTGAACGAGCTGATGTTTTGATCCAGTGCGCCGAGGCCGCTGCCGGTGTAGTAGGTGTATTGGCTGAAGGATGCCGCCGGGCCGGTGAAGTGCGGTCCGGCAAAGGCCTGCAACGGCTGAAACGACGGCGCCTGCGGAATCACCACCGCGCCCGCGCCGTATTGGACGACGCGCACGTTGCCATCCGCCACGGCCGCCGCGCCGTTGACGCGCACCTGACCGAGATACACAGCAACCACGGCGGACGGCTTGATGGCCGTGAGGAACAGCCAGGCGTCGGGCGAATTCAAATTGATGATGCAGCCGGTGAGCGGCGCGGCCGTGTTGGTGACGCGCAACTCGCAGGTGTTGCTCATGGTCACCACCGTGCTCGTCAACGCGGCGTAAGTTTGCACGCCGTTCGTGAGCAGCAGCGACTGGCCAAAGACCAGCCGCGGCAGGCACAGGCCCAGAACGACGGCCAGCCAGGGCCCGGTTCGAGCGAGCGATTTCTTCATCGTGTTCATTGAATTAAAGGCGGCCTTGCGGCCGCGTCAGGGATTGATCAGCACCCGGTAAAACTGGCGGGCTTGCCGGCTGGCCCCTGACCGCCAGGCCCGGGTAACATGGAGCCGGTCATCCGGAACAACGGCAAGTGGAGAATGCGGGTTCAAGGGGGTTACGGCTTCGTTTCGACCAAAGTCACCGGTCCGAGCAGTCCGGACGGCATGAGCGGTGTGTCGGCGGTCAGTTTGCGAACATTGGTCCGGGTGAAACGCTGGTCCGCCGGGAGCGATTGATCCCCGATGATGCGGTTGGGCCAGAAGTTGACGACTTCCACTTCCAGCGTGTTGTCCGCCGGCGTGACCACCTCCGAAATGTCCACCCGGAACGGCGGCGTCCACACGGTGCCGAGCGGTTTTCCGTTGAGCTTGACGGAAGCCAGCTCGCGCACGTCGCCCAAATCCAGGTAGAGCTTTGCGCCCGGAGTGGATTGCGCGGCCGCAGGCAGAGCGAAGCGTTTGGTGTAAGTGGCCGTGCCGGAGTAATACTTGATGCCCGGCTCCGGACGCCGGGTCCAGTCTTCAAGTGCAGCAAATGCCACAGAAGCCGGCCCGCCCCACTTCGGATCGAAGGCCACCGTCCACGGACCGGAAATTTCCCCCACGGTGGAAATCGCCGGCGTGTTGCTGCGGGCGGCGGACGGATGCTGGGTCGCCGGTTCCCGGAAGACCACAAACCACGAGCCGCACGGATCGAACGTCAGCGGCACCGTCGTGCGTCCGTCGTGCTCCACATGGGCAGCAGCGAACTGGTGCGCACCGGACACGGCGTTCCACAATTCCGGCGCCAATCCCTGAACCCGGAACGTGCAATTGGCCGTGAGCGTGGTGTTGGAACGGTTCGCCACGAAATAAATCTCCGTCTGGCCGTCGCGCCGATGGATGTAGTCCAGCGCCGCCGCACTGCCCTCGACCTCGAAGTCCGGCCGCACGCCGTCGGCCAGCAATACTTCGCGGGCGGTTTGTCCGACGATGACGCGGCCCTTGCCGAAGTGATGAACCAGCACGGGCGCAGCGTTCGCATTCGTCCCACCGGACGATGGCTGGCTTGCCGCCTCGCCCCACAATTCGCGGGCCAGTTGGCGCACCTCGACGTCGCAGCGCGGATAGTCCGTCAACGAATTGGCGGTCTGCGGCGGCGCGCCGATGACGGTGGCGCCCGCCGCCACGAGGTCCTTGATCTTGCGCAGCACCGGGAGCGCGATGGCCGGCCGGCCCGGCAGCACCAGCACGCGATAGCTCATTCCGTCCGGCAGAACGATGCGGCCATCGCGCACTTGGGCGCGGGTCAGGAGATTTTCCTCGGTGAACACATCGTAGTCGTAGCCGGCGCCGACCTGCGCCGGGTCCGACTTGCGCAGTTGGGCGAAGTTGGGCACGTGATTGCCGTAGTAATACGCGGCGTCCGCCACGAAGAGGCCCTGCTGCAACAGCCATTGCGTCCGGTTGAGGTAGGCGAAGAACGCGTCCGACTGGTCCCACCACGTGACCAGCGGATTCAGATGTGTGCCGGCAAAATACTGCTGGCCGGGAATGCCCTCGCTGGCCGGCGAACACACAAACGCGTGCCAGACCAGCCGGTTCAGCCCTTCGGTGCAGGCGTGGTCGAACGACGGCTTCAAATTGTCCCAGAGCCGCTCCTGCCAGTGGGGGCCGATGGTGGTGAAGCCTTCCGCGAGCACGAACTTGTGCCCGTAGGTGTGCGCCGCCATGGCGGGCTGTTTCACAAAGAACCGGTTCTCGTCGCCGATGCGATGCATCCACGACCACGCCCAGAATTCGCTCATTGGCGCGTCATCAAAGCCGAGGCATTGCTGCGCGTCGATCGGCACGGCGTGCGGTCCCCCGGATTCCGGATGAATCAGCAGCCCATGCCGGTGCGCGCCTTCGCGGAACAACCGGTAATGATTGTCGATGGCCAGATCACCCATCGTGCGGCGAAAATCGTTCAAATACCGGTTGCTCTCCTCGCGGCTGTTGACGATGCGCCCGGCGATGACAGGCAGGAAGGGAATCGGATCGTAGCCGCGGCGTTTTTTGAATTCCGCCCGCAGGGTGGGCGTCCAGTTGGCGACTTCGACCTCCCAACTGTCCGTGTGCAGATACTTGAGCGTTTTGCCGGCCAACGGACCGGCGTCCGCAATCAATGGCTCCACCACCGCGTCCCAGTAGCGCCGGAACGCGCCCGCGTCGAACGGGTCAATCGCATACCCCTGCCAGCCGTCGCTGCACGTGGAGACGTAGCAGTGGTCGTTCAGCGTGCAGCCGAACCGGAGCACTTCCCACGAACCTTCCGGCACGTCCCAACGCAAGGTGCCATCCGGTTCCAACTTGCCCGAGAGGTTCAGCACGTCGGCCGCGCGCACATCCGCATCGCCCGGCTCGGTGGGATACGATTCCAGCAGCGGGGTCGTGTCGGGCGCGGAGAAATGCAGCGCCTTGATCATGGCCTTTTCCTCGTAATTGCGGAGCGGCCGGTGCGGCGCCGCAGGCCCGGGCGTGACCCAACCCTGCGGTCCGCCCAGCCGGATCTCGGCCATCTGCACATTGCGCGGAGACGCAGCCGAAACGGGATCATACGCACCGGTGAACACGACGCGAAACAGCCGCCCGGTCACGGGCGCGAACGCCAACTGAAGGGCATTGGTGGGCCCGGCAGCAAACGGCTTCACGGTTTGAAACGCCTGCCCATCATCGCTGACCTGAAGTTCGCCGGTGCGCGGGCCGTAACCCGGTCGCGGTTCCAGCACCAGCTGATTGACGGTGACACGCTGGCGAAACTCGAGCTGCAACCATGCCGGCCGACCGGGCGTGGGACCTTCGCCAGCCGACGTGCCGCTGGAAACCCAGAAGGTGGACGCGTTCTGATCGACAAGATTCGCCGCCGGATACGCCGCCTGCGCAGAACTGGCCGTGACGCGTTCCAACGCCACCTTGCCCGACGCCCCAACCTGACGCCGGTAAGCCAGCACAAAAAGATCACGGTAATAACCATCCCGCGCTTTGGGCTGCTCGAGCTTTGCCGCAAACGATTGCGCTCCGCTGACGATGCGTTCCGTCCACACGAGCTTCTTCGGCGCGTCATCCGCCTTGACCATGGGGCCGCCAAGATTCCAGCCGCTTTGGATGTTCAGGCTCATTTCCAGGCCCAGCCGGTCGGCTTCATGCAACGTGTGCCGGTAAAGCTCACGCCAGGCCGGCGAGAAAAACGTGGGGCCGTGCGGCACCCGCGCGTTGCCCCACTGCTCGGCGCCGCCCGCATCACAGATCAGCGCCCCGCCAAATCCCTTCGCCGCCATCTGCTCCAGGTCGCGGGTGATGGCCTCCTGGGTGACGTTGCCGTTCAACCACCACCAGTAGGCGCGCAATTTGGCGTCGCGCGGCGGATTGGCCCAGCCCGCGTCGAGCTCGGGTTCCGCCGCCGAAACCGCGCAGAGCCCCAGCAAGAGCAGCACAAGCCCAAGGCACACTTGCTTCAGGCGCACAAGAAAACGGGCCGGCGGTTCAATGCACATCGTTTTGCGGGTTGAAAATCACGGCCACGTTGGTGAACTGGATGGTATTGGCCGGGGAAGCCGAGTTGAACAACGCGGCGCCAGCCAGCATGCCAATTTGATCGAAGGACATGGGCGCCGTGTTGTAGTTGGTGTTCCGATAGCTGCCCGCGTAGGAATACGGGCTGCCCCCGACGCCGGTGAGGCTCCACGAAATCTGCTGCACGCTGGCCTCCAGCAGCGTGATGGACAGGGAAAAGTTGTAGGTGCCCGCCGCCCAGCCGGCGTTGTAATTGCGCAACAGGACGTCCGGACGCAGCGCGTTGACCGGCGAGCCGGACGCGAACACGCCCGGGTTCGGATTGTTCCGCACGAACAACCCGGTCGCCGCGCCGCCGCCGCCGCCCGCGGGATTGCCGAACAGGTAGCCGAGCCAGTTGGTGTCGGTCGTGTTCGTCCCGCGATAGAACAGCCCGATGCGGAACTGCATGTCCCCATCCGCGTTGATGTCAC
Coding sequences:
- a CDS encoding glycosyl hydrolase; this translates as MRLKQVCLGLVLLLLGLCAVSAAEPELDAGWANPPRDAKLRAYWWWLNGNVTQEAITRDLEQMAAKGFGGALICDAGGAEQWGNARVPHGPTFFSPAWRELYRHTLHEADRLGLEMSLNIQSGWNLGGPMVKADDAPKKLVWTERIVSGAQSFAAKLEQPKARDGYYRDLFVLAYRRQVGASGKVALERVTASSAQAAYPAANLVDQNASTFWVSSGTSAGEGPTPGRPAWLQLEFRQRVTVNQLVLEPRPGYGPRTGELQVSDDGQAFQTVKPFAAGPTNALQLAFAPVTGRLFRVVFTGAYDPVSAASPRNVQMAEIRLGGPQGWVTPGPAAPHRPLRNYEEKAMIKALHFSAPDTTPLLESYPTEPGDADVRAADVLNLSGKLEPDGTLRWDVPEGSWEVLRFGCTLNDHCYVSTCSDGWQGYAIDPFDAGAFRRYWDAVVEPLIADAGPLAGKTLKYLHTDSWEVEVANWTPTLRAEFKKRRGYDPIPFLPVIAGRIVNSREESNRYLNDFRRTMGDLAIDNHYRLFREGAHRHGLLIHPESGGPHAVPIDAQQCLGFDDAPMSEFWAWSWMHRIGDENRFFVKQPAMAAHTYGHKFVLAEGFTTIGPHWQERLWDNLKPSFDHACTEGLNRLVWHAFVCSPASEGIPGQQYFAGTHLNPLVTWWDQSDAFFAYLNRTQWLLQQGLFVADAAYYYGNHVPNFAQLRKSDPAQVGAGYDYDVFTEENLLTRAQVRDGRIVLPDGMSYRVLVLPGRPAIALPVLRKIKDLVAAGATVIGAPPQTANSLTDYPRCDVEVRQLARELWGEAASQPSSGGTNANAAPVLVHHFGKGRVIVGQTAREVLLADGVRPDFEVEGSAAALDYIHRRDGQTEIYFVANRSNTTLTANCTFRVQGLAPELWNAVSGAHQFAAAHVEHDGRTTVPLTFDPCGSWFVVFREPATQHPSAARSNTPAISTVGEISGPWTVAFDPKWGGPASVAFAALEDWTRRPEPGIKYYSGTATYTKRFALPAAAQSTPGAKLYLDLGDVRELASVKLNGKPLGTVWTPPFRVDISEVVTPADNTLEVEVVNFWPNRIIGDQSLPADQRFTRTNVRKLTADTPLMPSGLLGPVTLVETKP